One Coleofasciculus sp. FACHB-T130 genomic region harbors:
- a CDS encoding GNAT family N-acetyltransferase: MVEQLKPRYSVAWISKIAEVPQAEWDAIALPLKTPFLEWDWLNNMETSGSVGAKTGWLPTHLTIWRDRQLIGAAPLYLKGHSYGEFVFDHQWADLAQRLGVQYYPKLLGMSPMTPAEGYRFLIAPGEDEDELTELMVEAIDHFCQKNRISGCHFLYVDPEWRPILERHGFTPWLHHSFIWQNTGFNTFDDYLGAFNANQRRNIKRERKAVEKAGLQIRTLTGDEIPKPLFSLMYDFYADTCDKFGWWGSKYLTRRFFEQLYPQYRHRVLFVAAYDEENDLHPIGMSFCLTKGEQLYGRYWGSYQDIDCLHFNACYYAPIEWAIAHGIQSFDPGAGGRHKKRRGFPATSNYSMHRFYNPRLGQVLRTHIHQINEMEQLEIDAINQELPFAQRDE; the protein is encoded by the coding sequence ATGGTGGAACAACTTAAACCCCGCTATTCTGTTGCTTGGATTAGTAAAATCGCTGAAGTGCCCCAAGCCGAGTGGGACGCGATCGCTCTGCCGTTGAAAACGCCTTTCCTAGAATGGGATTGGCTCAACAATATGGAAACTTCTGGTAGCGTCGGCGCTAAAACGGGTTGGCTACCCACTCACCTAACGATATGGCGAGACAGGCAGCTAATTGGGGCTGCACCGCTTTATCTGAAAGGGCATAGTTATGGTGAATTTGTATTTGACCATCAGTGGGCAGATTTAGCCCAACGCTTAGGGGTGCAATACTATCCAAAATTGCTGGGAATGTCTCCGATGACCCCAGCGGAAGGCTATCGCTTCTTAATCGCCCCTGGTGAAGATGAGGATGAGCTAACCGAGCTAATGGTGGAGGCGATTGACCATTTTTGCCAAAAAAATCGGATTAGTGGATGTCATTTCCTCTATGTAGACCCCGAATGGCGACCGATTCTGGAACGACACGGTTTTACGCCGTGGCTGCACCATAGTTTCATTTGGCAAAACACGGGCTTTAATACGTTTGATGATTACCTGGGGGCTTTTAACGCCAATCAGCGCCGTAACATCAAACGGGAACGCAAGGCGGTAGAAAAAGCCGGTTTGCAAATCAGAACCCTCACGGGTGATGAGATTCCGAAGCCACTATTTTCGTTAATGTATGACTTCTACGCCGATACGTGCGACAAGTTTGGCTGGTGGGGAAGTAAGTATTTAACTCGGCGATTTTTTGAACAGTTGTATCCCCAGTATCGTCATCGAGTGTTATTTGTTGCCGCCTACGACGAGGAGAATGACCTGCACCCCATCGGAATGTCTTTTTGCCTCACCAAGGGTGAGCAACTATATGGGCGTTATTGGGGTAGCTACCAGGACATTGACTGTCTGCATTTTAATGCCTGCTACTACGCACCAATTGAGTGGGCGATCGCGCATGGCATCCAAAGCTTCGACCCCGGTGCTGGTGGACGTCATAAAAAACGTCGCGGTTTCCCAGCTACTTCCAACTACAGTATGCATCGATTCTATAATCCGCGTTTGGGTCAAGTTCTGCGGACTCACATCCATCAAATCAACGAAATGGAGCAACTGGAAATTGATGCAATTAACCAGGAGTTACCTTTTGCCCAGCGCGATGAATAA
- a CDS encoding DUF4346 domain-containing protein, whose protein sequence is MPQTAQDLAAIDDQLSKRYIHLDPAGYFIIYLDREAGLICAKHFTNIINERGLAVDPETGKPIPVRGKVERTHTAVYSGRTAKELCIKIFEQTQSAPLTMLDHAAYLGREFVRAEFALINGQEYVQD, encoded by the coding sequence ATGCCTCAAACTGCTCAAGATTTAGCTGCCATTGATGACCAGCTTTCCAAACGTTATATTCACCTCGATCCGGCTGGATATTTCATCATTTACCTGGATCGGGAAGCGGGGCTAATTTGCGCTAAACATTTCACGAATATCATTAACGAACGCGGTTTAGCAGTCGATCCCGAAACTGGCAAACCCATCCCGGTGCGAGGCAAGGTAGAACGTACCCACACCGCTGTCTATAGTGGCAGAACAGCTAAAGAGCTTTGCATAAAAATTTTTGAGCAAACTCAGTCCGCCCCACTCACCATGCTGGATCATGCCGCTTATTTGGGGCGCGAATTTGTCAGGGCTGAGTTTGCTCTAATTAACGGGCAGGAGTACGTTCAAGACTAG
- a CDS encoding TPM domain-containing protein, whose translation MRQFLTQVFRRIKFQTRLIVAIALMVLATQLIAAPVNATGVYQIPNLAAGDRNWILDKAEILSRLTEGQINTDLDKLANDTGNQVRFVTIRHLDYGETVESFTNQLFEKWFPTPEAQANQILLVIDSVTNNTAIRTGEKVKSILSNDIAKSIAEETVLVPLREGDKYNQAFSDAGDRLIAVLTGEPDPGPPEVKDTVNVERTFKKAEETDTGNATIWVVGLLLAATVIPMVTYFFYQGFSG comes from the coding sequence ATGAGACAATTCCTCACTCAAGTCTTTCGCCGAATAAAATTCCAGACGCGCCTGATAGTAGCCATTGCCCTGATGGTTCTGGCTACTCAGCTAATCGCAGCGCCAGTAAATGCTACAGGCGTTTATCAAATTCCCAATTTAGCAGCAGGCGATCGCAACTGGATTCTCGATAAAGCTGAAATTCTCAGTCGCCTTACCGAAGGTCAAATTAATACCGATTTGGATAAATTAGCCAACGACACAGGCAATCAAGTCCGATTTGTGACCATCCGCCACCTCGATTATGGCGAAACAGTGGAAAGTTTTACCAATCAGTTGTTTGAAAAATGGTTTCCCACGCCAGAAGCGCAAGCGAATCAAATTTTACTGGTGATTGATAGCGTTACGAACAACACTGCGATTCGCACAGGTGAAAAGGTAAAGTCTATCTTGAGCAATGATATCGCCAAGAGCATTGCCGAAGAAACCGTGCTGGTGCCACTGCGGGAAGGCGACAAATACAATCAAGCTTTTTCGGATGCAGGCGATCGCTTAATTGCCGTACTAACAGGTGAGCCAGACCCAGGTCCGCCGGAAGTCAAAGATACGGTTAACGTCGAAAGAACCTTTAAAAAGGCAGAAGAAACCGACACTGGCAACGCGACTATCTGGGTGGTTGGCTTACTGCTCGCTGCCACTGTCATTCCAATGGTGACTTACTTTTTCTATCAAGGCTTCTCCGGCTAG
- a CDS encoding pentapeptide repeat-containing protein, with the protein MDAQELKQRYEEGQRDFSGENLIGINLERANLSGSDFSGAYLSAANLSRAVLIGANFSGACLHRADLSFAKVNEARFIETDLTKANLRGAVLVKSVLVGAKLSGAILTSVNLRLSNLRGVNLCGSDLRGINLRSANLVDANLSWANLSGARLSGALLRGTILNGVHLRGAYLNGVDLNGIDLDGVNLSETKLNGANLSGANLAATNLSEAQMRVTILSRANLHASNLNHSSLAKADLCEANLSKADLSQANLSEADMTGANLNMASLREANLSEASLRGAYLWGANLNVAEMRGADLTGASLRGAYLEDSDWQQAILTGAILPDGTVHE; encoded by the coding sequence ATGGATGCACAAGAACTGAAACAGCGCTATGAAGAAGGACAAAGAGATTTTAGCGGCGAAAATCTTATAGGGATAAACCTGGAAAGAGCCAATCTATCCGGGTCAGACTTTTCAGGAGCCTATCTATCAGCGGCAAACCTTAGTCGCGCAGTCCTAATCGGAGCAAACTTCAGTGGAGCCTGCCTGCATCGAGCCGATTTGAGTTTTGCCAAAGTCAACGAAGCACGATTCATCGAGACAGACTTGACAAAAGCCAACTTAAGAGGAGCTGTCCTCGTTAAGTCGGTGCTGGTCGGAGCAAAACTAAGTGGTGCAATCCTAACATCAGTAAATCTGCGTTTGTCAAACTTGCGCGGAGTTAACCTGTGCGGTTCGGACCTGCGGGGGATAAACTTGCGGTCGGCTAACTTGGTGGATGCTAACCTAAGTTGGGCAAATCTGAGTGGAGCCAGATTGAGCGGCGCATTGCTGCGAGGAACGATACTCAACGGCGTACACCTGAGAGGAGCTTACTTAAATGGCGTCGATCTCAATGGCATAGACTTGGATGGCGTCAACCTCAGCGAGACCAAACTGAATGGAGCTAATCTGAGTGGTGCCAACCTAGCAGCCACAAATCTGTCTGAAGCCCAGATGCGTGTAACGATTCTATCTAGAGCAAATTTGCACGCATCCAATCTAAATCACTCCTCACTTGCCAAAGCAGACTTATGTGAAGCGAACTTAAGTAAGGCAGACTTGAGTCAAGCCAATTTGAGTGAAGCTGACATGACGGGAGCAAACCTAAATATGGCAAGCTTGCGTGAAGCCAACCTGAGTGAAGCAAGTTTGCGGGGAGCCTATTTGTGGGGAGCTAACTTGAATGTGGCAGAAATGCGTGGAGCCGACTTGACTGGTGCTAGCCTACGGGGAGCCTACCTGGAAGACTCTGATTGGCAACAAGCAATCTTAACGGGTGCAATCCTTCCGGATGGCACAGTCCACGAATAA
- a CDS encoding DUF3140 domain-containing protein produces MNNDVKSVIDEFHSVVNMTPQEIESWLKTDDSKAVGQKDGEEESTGHKSGKRIIELLHKKKDEYSEDDISHIKKVISYVHRHSAQQPSGDIEHTRWRYSLMNWGHDPLK; encoded by the coding sequence ATGAATAATGATGTGAAATCAGTTATCGACGAGTTTCACAGCGTTGTTAATATGACACCGCAGGAAATTGAGTCCTGGCTAAAAACAGACGATTCTAAAGCTGTTGGGCAGAAGGATGGAGAGGAAGAATCAACAGGTCACAAATCCGGTAAGCGTATCATCGAGCTGTTGCACAAGAAGAAGGATGAGTACAGCGAAGATGACATATCGCACATTAAGAAAGTGATTAGTTACGTCCACCGCCACAGCGCACAGCAGCCGTCAGGCGATATAGAACACACGCGCTGGCGCTACTCACTGATGAATTGGGGTCACGATCCGCTCAAGTGA
- a CDS encoding DUF2945 domain-containing protein: MSDQLKKGDKVTWKTSQGETSGTVKKKLTSPTDIKGHHVAASKDNPEYLVESEKTGKEAAHKPESLKKEE; this comes from the coding sequence TTGAGCGATCAATTGAAGAAAGGTGACAAGGTTACATGGAAGACCTCACAAGGTGAAACCAGCGGCACTGTGAAGAAAAAACTCACTTCACCCACAGATATCAAAGGACACCATGTCGCCGCATCCAAAGATAATCCTGAGTATCTAGTTGAAAGCGAAAAAACTGGGAAAGAAGCTGCTCACAAGCCTGAATCCTTAAAGAAAGAGGAGTAA
- a CDS encoding heme peroxidase family protein, which produces MTRHGQLYLRDQVPPRSTAYDQGKFGRLFPSLPPFASDSKSVRQRLMELGKPGGLMDAKDDLNATDPVPGSPSNTDNPNMTAGFTFLGQFLDHDMTFDSTSSLERQNDPESIENFRTPFLELDNVYGSGRAASPHLYDKTTGGIKFLIEKLGGEGSKDDLPRNSQNMALIGDPRNDENTIISQMQLAFLKFHNHVVDYVIDSGIKDPNDAFTEAQKLVRWHYQWIIVHEFLPTTVGQDLVDDILKKGRRFYNWRNQPFIPVEFSVAAYRFGHSQVRPGYIANHGTQDMPEFRAPIFNFSLDPNLCDPDDLRGGKRAPRRFVDWDTFFDFKNGKVKPNKKIDPKLSSALFTLPFPAPGLPGQEEPIRSLAQRNLLRHLTFSLPSGQDVARAMEIEPLSPSDLRDLKDLGFDKRTPLWFYILKEAELRAQGKTLGPVGGRIVAEVFIGLLQGDRKSYLRQDPKWKPILGQKHDFKMVDLLKFAGLAP; this is translated from the coding sequence ATGACTAGACACGGACAACTCTATCTAAGAGACCAAGTTCCACCTCGTTCCACTGCTTACGATCAAGGAAAATTTGGTCGGCTATTCCCGTCCTTACCTCCCTTTGCTAGCGACTCCAAATCAGTGCGCCAGAGGCTGATGGAGCTTGGGAAACCAGGCGGTTTGATGGATGCAAAAGACGATTTAAACGCAACAGACCCCGTACCTGGAAGTCCTAGCAACACCGATAACCCCAATATGACCGCAGGGTTCACTTTTTTGGGGCAGTTTCTAGATCATGATATGACCTTCGATTCCACCTCTAGCCTTGAGCGACAAAATGACCCGGAATCTATTGAAAATTTCCGAACGCCTTTCTTAGAGCTAGATAACGTTTATGGTTCGGGTCGTGCAGCCAGTCCTCACTTGTATGACAAAACAACGGGAGGCATCAAGTTCCTGATTGAGAAATTGGGTGGGGAAGGGTCGAAGGACGATCTCCCTCGAAATAGCCAAAATATGGCGCTCATCGGCGACCCAAGGAATGATGAGAACACGATTATTTCTCAGATGCAATTGGCATTTCTTAAATTCCACAATCATGTTGTGGATTACGTCATCGATAGTGGAATCAAAGATCCGAATGATGCATTCACCGAGGCACAGAAGCTAGTTCGCTGGCACTACCAGTGGATTATCGTGCATGAGTTCCTGCCCACAACCGTAGGACAGGATTTGGTGGATGACATTCTGAAAAAAGGTCGGCGGTTCTACAACTGGCGCAACCAGCCATTTATCCCAGTTGAGTTCTCGGTCGCTGCCTATCGCTTCGGTCACAGCCAAGTCAGACCGGGATACATCGCCAATCATGGCACTCAGGATATGCCAGAGTTTAGGGCACCAATTTTCAATTTCAGTTTAGACCCTAATCTTTGTGACCCGGATGACCTGCGCGGTGGGAAACGCGCACCCCGACGATTTGTTGACTGGGATACCTTCTTTGATTTCAAAAACGGAAAAGTCAAGCCCAACAAAAAGATCGATCCTAAACTCTCAAGTGCATTATTCACGCTGCCTTTTCCAGCACCCGGTTTGCCAGGACAAGAAGAGCCAATCCGGTCGCTGGCGCAGCGCAATCTGCTGCGTCACCTCACCTTCAGCTTGCCGTCTGGTCAGGATGTAGCCAGAGCGATGGAAATCGAGCCTCTGAGTCCATCCGATCTGCGCGACCTCAAAGATTTGGGATTCGACAAGCGAACACCCTTGTGGTTCTATATTTTGAAGGAAGCGGAGCTGAGAGCGCAAGGCAAGACACTGGGGCCTGTCGGCGGACGCATTGTTGCGGAGGTGTTCATCGGTCTGCTACAAGGCGATCGCAAATCCTATCTTCGGCAAGACCCCAAGTGGAAGCCGATTTTAGGGCAAAAGCACGACTTCAAGATGGTTGACTTGTTAAAGTTTGCGGGACTTGCTCCATAA
- a CDS encoding sensor histidine kinase has protein sequence MKEPSEKMVSGGFTLALLLLFGVGVTFSWSVQRLLSNSRWVDHTYQVREEIEHTLSGINSAEKARRGYIITGKDTYLINYRQGIQESNRGFTTLRTLTADNPLQQQRLALLEPLIAEKLKGLQESIELRQRNLGEDRNAQIAFTDRNSAIYEKIKELLAAMQKEEQMLLQRRAAATNRSVRYTILVVCIGGLLSFSLLIAIYFLLRKQIRDRILATEKLAQTNAALETEIAERLEAERKLEQLTTNLQRSNRELEQFAYVASHDLQEPLRAVSGYTQLLVQEYQNSLDESAQEYMAYVIDGATRMQQLIQDLLAYSRVSTRTQAFVSIDGEKVLLQAINNLQVAIAESNATITHDPLPQVNGDKTQWLQLFQNLIANAIKFRREEPPQVHITAELKDREWLFSVRDNGIGIKPQYLDRIFEIFKRLHTRREFPGTGIGLAMCKKIVERHGGSIWAESQPGVGTTFYFTIPLTPDPSLLEATNSHE, from the coding sequence ATGAAAGAACCATCAGAAAAAATGGTTAGCGGTGGATTTACTCTGGCGCTGCTTTTGTTGTTTGGCGTCGGTGTCACCTTCTCCTGGAGCGTCCAAAGGCTGCTGAGTAACTCTAGATGGGTAGATCACACTTATCAAGTCCGGGAAGAGATCGAGCATACCCTTTCGGGAATCAACAGTGCCGAAAAAGCAAGGCGAGGCTACATCATCACGGGAAAAGACACTTACCTGATCAATTACCGGCAGGGCATTCAAGAAAGTAACCGGGGCTTCACAACCCTTCGGACATTAACGGCTGATAACCCTCTCCAACAGCAGAGGCTCGCTCTCCTCGAACCTCTGATTGCCGAAAAACTGAAGGGGCTGCAAGAATCCATTGAGCTGCGACAGCGGAATTTAGGAGAAGACAGGAACGCTCAAATTGCCTTTACAGATAGGAACTCAGCGATATACGAAAAAATTAAAGAGCTACTGGCTGCAATGCAAAAAGAAGAGCAAATGTTATTGCAGCGTCGCGCAGCGGCAACAAATAGAAGCGTTCGTTATACCATTCTGGTTGTTTGTATTGGCGGTTTGTTGAGTTTCAGCCTACTGATTGCGATTTACTTTCTATTGCGAAAGCAAATTCGCGATCGCATCCTAGCAACCGAAAAACTTGCTCAGACAAACGCTGCTTTAGAAACTGAGATTGCGGAACGGTTAGAAGCAGAGCGCAAATTAGAGCAACTCACAACCAACTTGCAGCGCTCCAATCGAGAACTAGAGCAGTTTGCTTATGTAGCTTCCCATGATTTGCAAGAGCCATTACGGGCAGTGTCAGGTTATACCCAACTGTTAGTGCAGGAGTATCAAAACAGTCTGGATGAGTCTGCACAGGAATATATGGCTTATGTAATAGACGGTGCAACGCGGATGCAGCAGTTGATTCAAGACTTGCTTGCCTATTCCCGCGTCAGCACTCGCACTCAAGCATTTGTCTCCATTGATGGGGAGAAGGTGTTGCTTCAGGCGATAAACAATTTGCAAGTCGCGATCGCAGAAAGTAACGCCACCATCACCCACGACCCTCTGCCCCAAGTAAACGGTGACAAAACCCAATGGCTCCAGTTATTTCAAAATTTAATCGCCAACGCCATTAAGTTCCGCCGTGAGGAACCGCCCCAAGTTCACATTACAGCGGAGTTAAAAGATCGGGAATGGCTTTTTTCGGTACGTGATAATGGAATTGGTATCAAGCCACAGTATCTCGATCGCATTTTTGAGATATTCAAGCGTCTTCATACCCGTCGAGAGTTTCCTGGTACTGGCATTGGTCTGGCTATGTGTAAAAAAATTGTCGAGCGTCACGGTGGAAGCATCTGGGCCGAATCGCAACCAGGAGTAGGAACGACATTTTACTTTACCATTCCCCTCACGCCTGACCCTTCACTCTTAGAAGCCACGAACTCGCATGAATAG
- a CDS encoding response regulator has product MNSRYTFRSVEILLIEDSPSDANLTIREFKKAKIANNLHWVEYGEAGMEFLRQEGEYANAPRPDLILLDLNLPGMDGREVLMEVKSDPDLKRIPVVVLTTSADEEDVLKSYNLSANCYVTKPVDMQQFIRIVQLINDFWLAAVRLPLE; this is encoded by the coding sequence ATGAATAGCCGCTATACCTTCCGATCCGTGGAAATTTTGCTGATTGAAGACTCTCCCAGCGATGCGAATTTAACCATCCGAGAATTTAAAAAAGCTAAGATTGCTAACAACCTGCACTGGGTTGAATATGGCGAGGCGGGAATGGAATTTCTGCGACAGGAAGGTGAATATGCCAATGCTCCACGTCCAGACCTGATTTTACTCGATCTCAATTTACCAGGGATGGATGGGCGAGAAGTCCTCATGGAAGTCAAATCAGACCCCGATCTTAAACGTATCCCAGTTGTCGTTCTCACCACCTCAGCCGATGAAGAGGATGTACTTAAGTCTTATAACCTCAGTGCCAACTGCTACGTAACGAAGCCGGTTGATATGCAGCAATTTATTCGGATTGTGCAATTGATCAATGATTTCTGGCTGGCAGCAGTAAGACTCCCACTAGAGTAA
- a CDS encoding ATP-binding protein encodes MYKTPIQVLLVEDSPSDANLLRQLFSRSNQEGWQLVHVERLGDAIEACSADSWDVALLDLSLPDSDGLDTVAQFRIAAPDIPIVVLTGFDDEELALQAVATGAQDYLVKNQITMQLLVRTIRYAIERGQILKQLHESERRFRGIFEQTFQLMGLLTPEGKILEVNQTVLNFSGLQLEDYVGHLMWQTKCWNYCQESQDWLKNAIAYAANGHFVRHEIQVQGELNVMLWIDFSLKPLTDETGKVVLLIVEGRDISDRKLAMTEILKALEQERELNQLKSNFVSIVSHEFRTPMTTIRMSAELLRAYNQSLTEQKRNEYFERIEGAIGNMLHLLDEVLILGQTQAGGLQFKPARLDLEKFCWDLTATLQACATRQHNIIFTCQGKRPQVEMDEVLLRHIFTNLLSNAIKYSPQGGNIYFDLVFQNGEATFRLKDEGIGIPLKDQQRLFETFHRCSNVGPIQGTGLGLSIAKMCVDLHRGEIQVESEVGIGTTFIVTLPFNQPSGRVPPQEHHLHHQS; translated from the coding sequence ATGTACAAAACGCCGATTCAAGTCCTCCTAGTGGAAGATAGCCCCAGCGATGCCAACTTGCTACGCCAACTGTTCTCGCGCTCAAATCAGGAGGGATGGCAATTAGTACACGTTGAGCGGCTGGGCGACGCAATTGAGGCTTGTAGCGCTGATTCCTGGGATGTTGCTTTATTGGATCTTTCTCTTCCTGACTCGGATGGATTGGACACAGTAGCACAATTCCGGATAGCTGCACCAGATATCCCCATTGTGGTGCTGACCGGGTTTGATGATGAGGAACTTGCCCTACAAGCGGTGGCAACAGGGGCACAGGATTATCTCGTCAAAAATCAAATTACAATGCAATTGCTAGTGCGGACGATCCGCTACGCCATTGAACGCGGACAAATTCTCAAGCAGCTGCACGAAAGCGAACGACGCTTCCGAGGGATTTTTGAGCAGACATTTCAATTAATGGGGTTGTTGACACCAGAAGGAAAGATCCTGGAAGTTAACCAAACAGTTCTTAACTTCAGCGGTCTTCAATTAGAAGATTATGTTGGTCACTTGATGTGGCAGACAAAATGTTGGAATTATTGCCAGGAAAGCCAGGATTGGTTGAAAAATGCGATCGCCTACGCCGCGAACGGTCATTTTGTCCGCCATGAGATCCAGGTACAGGGCGAATTGAATGTGATGCTGTGGATTGATTTTTCCTTAAAGCCCTTGACGGACGAAACGGGGAAAGTGGTGTTGCTGATTGTGGAAGGCAGAGATATTAGCGATCGCAAACTCGCAATGACAGAAATCCTCAAAGCCCTGGAACAGGAACGAGAACTCAACCAACTCAAATCAAACTTCGTTTCCATCGTTTCCCATGAGTTCCGCACTCCCATGACGACAATTCGGATGTCTGCGGAGTTACTTCGAGCCTACAATCAGAGCTTAACCGAACAGAAGAGAAATGAATACTTCGAGCGGATTGAAGGTGCCATCGGCAATATGCTCCACCTATTAGATGAGGTATTGATCTTGGGTCAAACTCAGGCAGGTGGACTTCAGTTTAAACCCGCACGACTCGATTTAGAAAAATTTTGCTGGGATCTCACAGCAACTTTACAAGCTTGTGCTACTAGACAGCACAACATTATCTTTACCTGTCAAGGGAAACGCCCCCAAGTTGAAATGGATGAAGTCTTGCTGCGGCATATCTTCACTAATTTACTTTCCAACGCGATTAAGTATTCGCCCCAAGGTGGCAATATCTACTTTGATTTAGTTTTCCAAAACGGAGAAGCTACTTTTCGCTTAAAAGATGAAGGAATTGGTATTCCTTTAAAAGATCAACAACGCCTGTTTGAAACCTTCCATCGCTGTAGCAATGTGGGACCAATTCAAGGAACCGGATTAGGTCTTTCCATTGCCAAAATGTGTGTAGATTTACATCGAGGAGAGATTCAAGTAGAAAGTGAAGTCGGTATTGGAACAACATTTATCGTCACGTTGCCATTCAATCAGCCGTCGGGACGGGTTCCTCCACAGGAACACCATTTACATCACCAATCTTAG
- a CDS encoding response regulator, which yields MDSKLANTFKADILIVDDTPDNIRFLSSLLLDKGYNVRKSINGQMALTAVKTLQPDLILLDINMSGMNGYEVCERLKEDTETSSVPVIFLSALDDVLDKLKAFQVGGVDYITKPFQIEEVLARIQNQLTIQSLQTQLKNQNSQLQQALGDLKKAQAQLVQKEKMLGLGQLAAGMAHEINNSIGFISGNLDPARKYIQDLLNLVRIYQQEYPKPTLSIQKAIQEIDLDFLNSDIQNLVGSMQTGVERICTMLLALRIFSRLNESDIKAVDIHEGLNSTLLLLQHRLRGEGKRPEIQVIKKYEDLPLVNCYASQLNQAFLNILNNAIDALELRIGQEFSESSSPTIWISTEFSAWETIIIRIKDNGIGIAEEMRSRLFDPFFTTKPIGQGSGLGLLTTYEIIVEKHKGQLTCHSFPGQGAEFTIEIPVHLVKTT from the coding sequence ATGGATTCCAAATTAGCAAATACCTTCAAAGCCGATATTCTGATAGTTGATGATACACCAGACAATATTCGCTTTTTATCTTCCCTGCTGTTAGATAAAGGATATAACGTTCGTAAATCGATTAATGGTCAAATGGCTTTAACCGCAGTTAAGACACTTCAGCCGGATCTAATCTTGTTAGATATTAATATGTCGGGCATGAATGGTTATGAAGTTTGCGAAAGGTTAAAGGAAGATACTGAAACTTCCTCTGTACCTGTGATTTTTTTAAGTGCTTTGGATGATGTTTTAGATAAACTGAAAGCTTTTCAAGTTGGGGGCGTAGACTATATTACTAAGCCTTTTCAAATTGAGGAGGTTTTGGCGAGAATTCAAAATCAACTAACAATTCAAAGCCTTCAAACTCAGTTGAAAAATCAGAACTCACAACTTCAACAAGCCTTAGGCGATCTCAAGAAGGCTCAAGCACAACTGGTTCAAAAAGAAAAAATGCTTGGGTTGGGTCAATTAGCCGCAGGAATGGCTCACGAAATCAATAATTCTATTGGCTTTATTTCTGGCAATCTCGATCCAGCACGCAAATATATTCAAGACTTGCTAAATCTGGTTCGTATCTATCAACAAGAGTACCCAAAGCCTACTCTTTCCATTCAGAAAGCAATTCAAGAAATCGATCTAGATTTTCTGAATTCAGATATTCAAAACCTTGTAGGCTCAATGCAAACGGGTGTAGAGCGAATCTGCACAATGCTCCTGGCTTTACGCATTTTCTCCCGCCTTAATGAATCAGATATTAAAGCTGTAGACATCCATGAAGGATTGAATAGCACTTTATTATTGTTGCAGCATCGACTTAGAGGAGAAGGGAAACGCCCGGAGATTCAGGTGATCAAAAAATATGAAGATTTACCTTTAGTTAATTGTTATGCTAGCCAGCTAAATCAGGCCTTTCTTAATATTTTAAATAATGCTATTGATGCTCTAGAATTGAGGATTGGGCAAGAGTTTTCTGAATCTTCCAGCCCAACAATTTGGATTAGTACAGAGTTTAGTGCTTGGGAAACGATAATTATCCGAATTAAAGACAATGGAATTGGCATTGCTGAAGAAATGCGATCGCGTTTATTCGACCCATTTTTTACGACAAAGCCTATAGGTCAAGGCAGCGGGTTAGGGTTATTGACGACTTATGAGATTATAGTAGAAAAGCATAAAGGTCAACTGACGTGTCATTCATTCCCCGGACAGGGTGCAGAGTTTACGATTGAAATTCCAGTACATCTTGTTAAGACCACATAG